One window of Vitis riparia cultivar Riparia Gloire de Montpellier isolate 1030 chromosome 5, EGFV_Vit.rip_1.0, whole genome shotgun sequence genomic DNA carries:
- the LOC117914568 gene encoding protein FAR1-RELATED SEQUENCE 7 isoform X3, producing the protein MTAITDIDMNREECENNVNVNVTENPMRGIGITNNLHVENEGLSKLEPYVGLEFNSADDAREFYSLYAAHSGFKIRIGQLYRSRSNGSVSSRRFVCSKEGFQLHSRTGCLAFIRVQRVESGKWVIDNFKKDHNHELEPTEEMCLSRIQPAAKSLVNGTYRQGIRLLEEEEDENHFPSGIINFKRLKTGEREGGEAMVEPYLGQEFSSANEAYKNYNAYAASTGFKIRIGQLFRSRDDGLITCRRFVCSKEGHQHSARVGCGAFIRVKRQDSGMWVVDRFIKEHNHDLDPPREADKKIPTALIGFRDDTSGGLENLGSVETNDGSHMKRSQESNIGSDWYDVLLEYFQSRQAEDTGFFYAVELDDGRCRSVFWADGRSRFSCSQFGDAIVFDTSYRKSNYLVPFAMFIGVNHHRQPVLLGCALIADESKESFTWVLRTWFRAMSGRHPQSIIADQDKAIRQAIAQVFPGIHHRFSAWQIKAKERENLGRLLSIDSGFKYDYDKCIYQSQTAAEFDAAWNALLNKYRMKGNAWLKEMYEKRESWVPLYLRGTFFAGIPVNGGIKSFFGTLLNAQTPLREFILQYERGLERRREEERQDDFDSSNLQAYLHTKEMIEEQCRRLYTLTVFKVFQKELLDSYGHLGMKISEEGIISRYLVRKCANDNEKHIVTLNGSNLNVFCSCQMFEFEGVLCRHILKVFQMVNIRDIPSCYILHRWTKNAKYGFVGDVESDSGGSSQDLKAMMVWGLREEACNYIGAGAASLER; encoded by the exons ATGACAGCAATTACAGATATTGATATGAACAGGGAAGAATGTGAGAACAATGTTAATGTTAATGTGACAGAAAACCCAATGCGTGGAATTGGGATAACAAATAATTTGCATGTGGAGAATGAAGGATTGTCAAAGCTTGAACCCTATGTGGGGTTAGAATTTAATTCAGCAGACGATGCCCGGGAATTTTACAGTTTGTATGCGGCACATTCTGGGTTTAAAATCCGGATTGGTCAGCTCTATCGATCAAGATCTAATGGGTCTGTTTCGTCTCGAAGATTTGTGTGCTCCAAGGAGGGATTTCAGCTCCATTCAAGAACAGGTTGTCTGGCATTCATAAGGGTACAGAGGGTTGAATCTGGGAAATGGGTTATTGACAATTTCAAGAAGGATCACAATCATGAACTTGAACCTACAGAGGAAATGTGCCTGAGCCGGATACAGCCGGCTGCAAAATCTTTAGTTAATGGGACCTATAGGCAGGGAATTAGGTTGCTTGAGGAAGAGGAGGATGAAAACCATTTCCCATCTGGCATCATCAACTTCAAACGCCTGAAGACGGGAGAGAGGGAAGGTGGTGAAGCCATGGTCGAACCATATTTAGGTCAGGAGTTCAGTTCAGCAAATGAAGCATACAAAAATTACAATGCTTATGCAGCTAGTACAGGGTTCAAAATTCGGATTGGCCAGTTGTTTCGTTCAAGGGATGATGGGTTAATTACATGCCGAAGATTTGTCTGCTCAAAGGAAGGACATCAACATTCTGCAAGAGTAGGATGTGGGGCATTCATAAGGGTAAAGAGACAAGATTCAGGAATGTGGGTAGTGGACCGTTTCATCAAAGAACATAATCATGATCTTGATCCTCCAAGGGAAGCCGATAAGAAAATCCCTACCGCTTTGATAGGATTCAGAGATGACACTAGTGGTGGATTGGAAAACTTGGGTTCAGTCGAGACAAATGACGGGAGTCATATGAAAAGAAGTCAAGAAAGTAATATTGGAAGCGATTGGTATGATGTTCTCCTCGAGTATTTTCAATCCCGGCAAGCAGAAGATACAGGATTCTTTTATGCTGTAGAACTGGATGATGGCAGATGCAGGAGTGTGTTCTGGGCTGATGGCAGGTCTAGATTTTCATGCAGCCAGTTTGGCGACGCCATTGTTTTTGACACCTCATACAGGAAAAGTAACTATTTGGTGCCATTTGCTATGTTCATCGGAGTTAACCATCACAGACAACCAGTGCTTCTTGGGTGTGCTTTAATCGCTGATGAATCTAAGGAGTCCTTTACTTGGGTGCTCAGAACTTGGTTTAGGGCAATGTCTGGCCGCCATCCACAGTCCATAATAGCAGATCAAGACAAGGCCATCCGACAAGCGATTGCCCAAGTATTCCCAGGGATCCATCATCGATTCTCAGCATGGCAAATCAAGGCAAAGGAGCGGGAGAATCTGGGCCGTCTACTTTCCATAGACAGTGGTTTTAAATATGACTATGACAAGTGCATTTATCAGAGTCAAACAGCTGCTGAATTTGATGCTGCATGGAATGCACTTCTCAACAAATACCGCATGAAGGGGAATGCTTGGCTAAAAGAAATGTATGAGAAGCGTGAAAGTTGGGTTCCACTGTACTTAAGGGGCACCTTCTTTGCCGGAATCCCAGTGAATGGAGGTATAAAGTCATTCTTTGGTACACTTTTAAACGCCCAAACACCACTTAGAGAGTTTATTTTACAGTATGAAAGAGGTCTTGAGCGACGCCGTGAGGAGGAAAGACAAGATGATTTTGATTCTTCTAATTTGCAGGCATATTTGCACACAAAAGAAATGATAGAAGAACAATGTAGAAGGCTTTACACACTCACTGTTTTCAAAGTGTTTCAGAAAGAACTTCTGGATAGCTATGGCCATCTTGGAATGAAAATTTCTGAAGAAGGGATCATCAGTAGATATTTGGTGCGGAAGTGTGCAAACGACAATGAGAAACATATAGTTACCCTCAATGGATCCAACCTGAATGTGTTTTGTAGCTGTCAAATGTTTGAATTTGAAGGTGTGCTGTGTAGACATATTTTGAAAGTCTTCCAGATGGTGAACATAAGGGACATTCCATCTTGCTACATCCTACACCGGTGGACAAAAAATGCTAAGTATGGTTTTGTGGGTGATGTTGAATCAGACTCAGGAGGTAGCTCCCAAGATCTCAAGGCCATGATGGTATGGGGTTTAAGAGAAGAAGCCTGTAACTACATTGGGGCTGGGGCAGCATCTCTTGAAAG GTAG
- the LOC117914568 gene encoding protein FAR1-RELATED SEQUENCE 7 isoform X1 has protein sequence MTAITDIDMNREECENNVNVNVTENPMRGIGITNNLHVENEGLSKLEPYVGLEFNSADDAREFYSLYAAHSGFKIRIGQLYRSRSNGSVSSRRFVCSKEGFQLHSRTGCLAFIRVQRVESGKWVIDNFKKDHNHELEPTEEMCLSRIQPAAKSLVNGTYRQGIRLLEEEEDENHFPSGIINFKRLKTGEREGGEAMVEPYLGQEFSSANEAYKNYNAYAASTGFKIRIGQLFRSRDDGLITCRRFVCSKEGHQHSARVGCGAFIRVKRQDSGMWVVDRFIKEHNHDLDPPREADKKIPTALIGFRDDTSGGLENLGSVETNDGSHMKRSQESNIGSDWYDVLLEYFQSRQAEDTGFFYAVELDDGRCRSVFWADGRSRFSCSQFGDAIVFDTSYRKSNYLVPFAMFIGVNHHRQPVLLGCALIADESKESFTWVLRTWFRAMSGRHPQSIIADQDKAIRQAIAQVFPGIHHRFSAWQIKAKERENLGRLLSIDSGFKYDYDKCIYQSQTAAEFDAAWNALLNKYRMKGNAWLKEMYEKRESWVPLYLRGTFFAGIPVNGGIKSFFGTLLNAQTPLREFILQYERGLERRREEERQDDFDSSNLQAYLHTKEMIEEQCRRLYTLTVFKVFQKELLDSYGHLGMKISEEGIISRYLVRKCANDNEKHIVTLNGSNLNVFCSCQMFEFEGVLCRHILKVFQMVNIRDIPSCYILHRWTKNAKYGFVGDVESDSGGSSQDLKAMMVWGLREEACNYIGAGAASLERYKLALEIMLEGRRKISQQN, from the coding sequence ATGACAGCAATTACAGATATTGATATGAACAGGGAAGAATGTGAGAACAATGTTAATGTTAATGTGACAGAAAACCCAATGCGTGGAATTGGGATAACAAATAATTTGCATGTGGAGAATGAAGGATTGTCAAAGCTTGAACCCTATGTGGGGTTAGAATTTAATTCAGCAGACGATGCCCGGGAATTTTACAGTTTGTATGCGGCACATTCTGGGTTTAAAATCCGGATTGGTCAGCTCTATCGATCAAGATCTAATGGGTCTGTTTCGTCTCGAAGATTTGTGTGCTCCAAGGAGGGATTTCAGCTCCATTCAAGAACAGGTTGTCTGGCATTCATAAGGGTACAGAGGGTTGAATCTGGGAAATGGGTTATTGACAATTTCAAGAAGGATCACAATCATGAACTTGAACCTACAGAGGAAATGTGCCTGAGCCGGATACAGCCGGCTGCAAAATCTTTAGTTAATGGGACCTATAGGCAGGGAATTAGGTTGCTTGAGGAAGAGGAGGATGAAAACCATTTCCCATCTGGCATCATCAACTTCAAACGCCTGAAGACGGGAGAGAGGGAAGGTGGTGAAGCCATGGTCGAACCATATTTAGGTCAGGAGTTCAGTTCAGCAAATGAAGCATACAAAAATTACAATGCTTATGCAGCTAGTACAGGGTTCAAAATTCGGATTGGCCAGTTGTTTCGTTCAAGGGATGATGGGTTAATTACATGCCGAAGATTTGTCTGCTCAAAGGAAGGACATCAACATTCTGCAAGAGTAGGATGTGGGGCATTCATAAGGGTAAAGAGACAAGATTCAGGAATGTGGGTAGTGGACCGTTTCATCAAAGAACATAATCATGATCTTGATCCTCCAAGGGAAGCCGATAAGAAAATCCCTACCGCTTTGATAGGATTCAGAGATGACACTAGTGGTGGATTGGAAAACTTGGGTTCAGTCGAGACAAATGACGGGAGTCATATGAAAAGAAGTCAAGAAAGTAATATTGGAAGCGATTGGTATGATGTTCTCCTCGAGTATTTTCAATCCCGGCAAGCAGAAGATACAGGATTCTTTTATGCTGTAGAACTGGATGATGGCAGATGCAGGAGTGTGTTCTGGGCTGATGGCAGGTCTAGATTTTCATGCAGCCAGTTTGGCGACGCCATTGTTTTTGACACCTCATACAGGAAAAGTAACTATTTGGTGCCATTTGCTATGTTCATCGGAGTTAACCATCACAGACAACCAGTGCTTCTTGGGTGTGCTTTAATCGCTGATGAATCTAAGGAGTCCTTTACTTGGGTGCTCAGAACTTGGTTTAGGGCAATGTCTGGCCGCCATCCACAGTCCATAATAGCAGATCAAGACAAGGCCATCCGACAAGCGATTGCCCAAGTATTCCCAGGGATCCATCATCGATTCTCAGCATGGCAAATCAAGGCAAAGGAGCGGGAGAATCTGGGCCGTCTACTTTCCATAGACAGTGGTTTTAAATATGACTATGACAAGTGCATTTATCAGAGTCAAACAGCTGCTGAATTTGATGCTGCATGGAATGCACTTCTCAACAAATACCGCATGAAGGGGAATGCTTGGCTAAAAGAAATGTATGAGAAGCGTGAAAGTTGGGTTCCACTGTACTTAAGGGGCACCTTCTTTGCCGGAATCCCAGTGAATGGAGGTATAAAGTCATTCTTTGGTACACTTTTAAACGCCCAAACACCACTTAGAGAGTTTATTTTACAGTATGAAAGAGGTCTTGAGCGACGCCGTGAGGAGGAAAGACAAGATGATTTTGATTCTTCTAATTTGCAGGCATATTTGCACACAAAAGAAATGATAGAAGAACAATGTAGAAGGCTTTACACACTCACTGTTTTCAAAGTGTTTCAGAAAGAACTTCTGGATAGCTATGGCCATCTTGGAATGAAAATTTCTGAAGAAGGGATCATCAGTAGATATTTGGTGCGGAAGTGTGCAAACGACAATGAGAAACATATAGTTACCCTCAATGGATCCAACCTGAATGTGTTTTGTAGCTGTCAAATGTTTGAATTTGAAGGTGTGCTGTGTAGACATATTTTGAAAGTCTTCCAGATGGTGAACATAAGGGACATTCCATCTTGCTACATCCTACACCGGTGGACAAAAAATGCTAAGTATGGTTTTGTGGGTGATGTTGAATCAGACTCAGGAGGTAGCTCCCAAGATCTCAAGGCCATGATGGTATGGGGTTTAAGAGAAGAAGCCTGTAACTACATTGGGGCTGGGGCAGCATCTCTTGAAAGGTACAAACTTGCCCTAGAGATTATGCTAGAAGGTAGACGAAAAATTAGTCAGCAAAACTAA
- the LOC117914568 gene encoding protein FAR1-RELATED SEQUENCE 7 isoform X2: protein MNREECENNVNVNVTENPMRGIGITNNLHVENEGLSKLEPYVGLEFNSADDAREFYSLYAAHSGFKIRIGQLYRSRSNGSVSSRRFVCSKEGFQLHSRTGCLAFIRVQRVESGKWVIDNFKKDHNHELEPTEEMCLSRIQPAAKSLVNGTYRQGIRLLEEEEDENHFPSGIINFKRLKTGEREGGEAMVEPYLGQEFSSANEAYKNYNAYAASTGFKIRIGQLFRSRDDGLITCRRFVCSKEGHQHSARVGCGAFIRVKRQDSGMWVVDRFIKEHNHDLDPPREADKKIPTALIGFRDDTSGGLENLGSVETNDGSHMKRSQESNIGSDWYDVLLEYFQSRQAEDTGFFYAVELDDGRCRSVFWADGRSRFSCSQFGDAIVFDTSYRKSNYLVPFAMFIGVNHHRQPVLLGCALIADESKESFTWVLRTWFRAMSGRHPQSIIADQDKAIRQAIAQVFPGIHHRFSAWQIKAKERENLGRLLSIDSGFKYDYDKCIYQSQTAAEFDAAWNALLNKYRMKGNAWLKEMYEKRESWVPLYLRGTFFAGIPVNGGIKSFFGTLLNAQTPLREFILQYERGLERRREEERQDDFDSSNLQAYLHTKEMIEEQCRRLYTLTVFKVFQKELLDSYGHLGMKISEEGIISRYLVRKCANDNEKHIVTLNGSNLNVFCSCQMFEFEGVLCRHILKVFQMVNIRDIPSCYILHRWTKNAKYGFVGDVESDSGGSSQDLKAMMVWGLREEACNYIGAGAASLERYKLALEIMLEGRRKISQQN from the coding sequence ATGAACAGGGAAGAATGTGAGAACAATGTTAATGTTAATGTGACAGAAAACCCAATGCGTGGAATTGGGATAACAAATAATTTGCATGTGGAGAATGAAGGATTGTCAAAGCTTGAACCCTATGTGGGGTTAGAATTTAATTCAGCAGACGATGCCCGGGAATTTTACAGTTTGTATGCGGCACATTCTGGGTTTAAAATCCGGATTGGTCAGCTCTATCGATCAAGATCTAATGGGTCTGTTTCGTCTCGAAGATTTGTGTGCTCCAAGGAGGGATTTCAGCTCCATTCAAGAACAGGTTGTCTGGCATTCATAAGGGTACAGAGGGTTGAATCTGGGAAATGGGTTATTGACAATTTCAAGAAGGATCACAATCATGAACTTGAACCTACAGAGGAAATGTGCCTGAGCCGGATACAGCCGGCTGCAAAATCTTTAGTTAATGGGACCTATAGGCAGGGAATTAGGTTGCTTGAGGAAGAGGAGGATGAAAACCATTTCCCATCTGGCATCATCAACTTCAAACGCCTGAAGACGGGAGAGAGGGAAGGTGGTGAAGCCATGGTCGAACCATATTTAGGTCAGGAGTTCAGTTCAGCAAATGAAGCATACAAAAATTACAATGCTTATGCAGCTAGTACAGGGTTCAAAATTCGGATTGGCCAGTTGTTTCGTTCAAGGGATGATGGGTTAATTACATGCCGAAGATTTGTCTGCTCAAAGGAAGGACATCAACATTCTGCAAGAGTAGGATGTGGGGCATTCATAAGGGTAAAGAGACAAGATTCAGGAATGTGGGTAGTGGACCGTTTCATCAAAGAACATAATCATGATCTTGATCCTCCAAGGGAAGCCGATAAGAAAATCCCTACCGCTTTGATAGGATTCAGAGATGACACTAGTGGTGGATTGGAAAACTTGGGTTCAGTCGAGACAAATGACGGGAGTCATATGAAAAGAAGTCAAGAAAGTAATATTGGAAGCGATTGGTATGATGTTCTCCTCGAGTATTTTCAATCCCGGCAAGCAGAAGATACAGGATTCTTTTATGCTGTAGAACTGGATGATGGCAGATGCAGGAGTGTGTTCTGGGCTGATGGCAGGTCTAGATTTTCATGCAGCCAGTTTGGCGACGCCATTGTTTTTGACACCTCATACAGGAAAAGTAACTATTTGGTGCCATTTGCTATGTTCATCGGAGTTAACCATCACAGACAACCAGTGCTTCTTGGGTGTGCTTTAATCGCTGATGAATCTAAGGAGTCCTTTACTTGGGTGCTCAGAACTTGGTTTAGGGCAATGTCTGGCCGCCATCCACAGTCCATAATAGCAGATCAAGACAAGGCCATCCGACAAGCGATTGCCCAAGTATTCCCAGGGATCCATCATCGATTCTCAGCATGGCAAATCAAGGCAAAGGAGCGGGAGAATCTGGGCCGTCTACTTTCCATAGACAGTGGTTTTAAATATGACTATGACAAGTGCATTTATCAGAGTCAAACAGCTGCTGAATTTGATGCTGCATGGAATGCACTTCTCAACAAATACCGCATGAAGGGGAATGCTTGGCTAAAAGAAATGTATGAGAAGCGTGAAAGTTGGGTTCCACTGTACTTAAGGGGCACCTTCTTTGCCGGAATCCCAGTGAATGGAGGTATAAAGTCATTCTTTGGTACACTTTTAAACGCCCAAACACCACTTAGAGAGTTTATTTTACAGTATGAAAGAGGTCTTGAGCGACGCCGTGAGGAGGAAAGACAAGATGATTTTGATTCTTCTAATTTGCAGGCATATTTGCACACAAAAGAAATGATAGAAGAACAATGTAGAAGGCTTTACACACTCACTGTTTTCAAAGTGTTTCAGAAAGAACTTCTGGATAGCTATGGCCATCTTGGAATGAAAATTTCTGAAGAAGGGATCATCAGTAGATATTTGGTGCGGAAGTGTGCAAACGACAATGAGAAACATATAGTTACCCTCAATGGATCCAACCTGAATGTGTTTTGTAGCTGTCAAATGTTTGAATTTGAAGGTGTGCTGTGTAGACATATTTTGAAAGTCTTCCAGATGGTGAACATAAGGGACATTCCATCTTGCTACATCCTACACCGGTGGACAAAAAATGCTAAGTATGGTTTTGTGGGTGATGTTGAATCAGACTCAGGAGGTAGCTCCCAAGATCTCAAGGCCATGATGGTATGGGGTTTAAGAGAAGAAGCCTGTAACTACATTGGGGCTGGGGCAGCATCTCTTGAAAGGTACAAACTTGCCCTAGAGATTATGCTAGAAGGTAGACGAAAAATTAGTCAGCAAAACTAA
- the LOC117914568 gene encoding protein FAR1-RELATED SEQUENCE 7 isoform X4: protein MRGIGITNNLHVENEGLSKLEPYVGLEFNSADDAREFYSLYAAHSGFKIRIGQLYRSRSNGSVSSRRFVCSKEGFQLHSRTGCLAFIRVQRVESGKWVIDNFKKDHNHELEPTEEMCLSRIQPAAKSLVNGTYRQGIRLLEEEEDENHFPSGIINFKRLKTGEREGGEAMVEPYLGQEFSSANEAYKNYNAYAASTGFKIRIGQLFRSRDDGLITCRRFVCSKEGHQHSARVGCGAFIRVKRQDSGMWVVDRFIKEHNHDLDPPREADKKIPTALIGFRDDTSGGLENLGSVETNDGSHMKRSQESNIGSDWYDVLLEYFQSRQAEDTGFFYAVELDDGRCRSVFWADGRSRFSCSQFGDAIVFDTSYRKSNYLVPFAMFIGVNHHRQPVLLGCALIADESKESFTWVLRTWFRAMSGRHPQSIIADQDKAIRQAIAQVFPGIHHRFSAWQIKAKERENLGRLLSIDSGFKYDYDKCIYQSQTAAEFDAAWNALLNKYRMKGNAWLKEMYEKRESWVPLYLRGTFFAGIPVNGGIKSFFGTLLNAQTPLREFILQYERGLERRREEERQDDFDSSNLQAYLHTKEMIEEQCRRLYTLTVFKVFQKELLDSYGHLGMKISEEGIISRYLVRKCANDNEKHIVTLNGSNLNVFCSCQMFEFEGVLCRHILKVFQMVNIRDIPSCYILHRWTKNAKYGFVGDVESDSGGSSQDLKAMMVWGLREEACNYIGAGAASLERYKLALEIMLEGRRKISQQN from the coding sequence ATGCGTGGAATTGGGATAACAAATAATTTGCATGTGGAGAATGAAGGATTGTCAAAGCTTGAACCCTATGTGGGGTTAGAATTTAATTCAGCAGACGATGCCCGGGAATTTTACAGTTTGTATGCGGCACATTCTGGGTTTAAAATCCGGATTGGTCAGCTCTATCGATCAAGATCTAATGGGTCTGTTTCGTCTCGAAGATTTGTGTGCTCCAAGGAGGGATTTCAGCTCCATTCAAGAACAGGTTGTCTGGCATTCATAAGGGTACAGAGGGTTGAATCTGGGAAATGGGTTATTGACAATTTCAAGAAGGATCACAATCATGAACTTGAACCTACAGAGGAAATGTGCCTGAGCCGGATACAGCCGGCTGCAAAATCTTTAGTTAATGGGACCTATAGGCAGGGAATTAGGTTGCTTGAGGAAGAGGAGGATGAAAACCATTTCCCATCTGGCATCATCAACTTCAAACGCCTGAAGACGGGAGAGAGGGAAGGTGGTGAAGCCATGGTCGAACCATATTTAGGTCAGGAGTTCAGTTCAGCAAATGAAGCATACAAAAATTACAATGCTTATGCAGCTAGTACAGGGTTCAAAATTCGGATTGGCCAGTTGTTTCGTTCAAGGGATGATGGGTTAATTACATGCCGAAGATTTGTCTGCTCAAAGGAAGGACATCAACATTCTGCAAGAGTAGGATGTGGGGCATTCATAAGGGTAAAGAGACAAGATTCAGGAATGTGGGTAGTGGACCGTTTCATCAAAGAACATAATCATGATCTTGATCCTCCAAGGGAAGCCGATAAGAAAATCCCTACCGCTTTGATAGGATTCAGAGATGACACTAGTGGTGGATTGGAAAACTTGGGTTCAGTCGAGACAAATGACGGGAGTCATATGAAAAGAAGTCAAGAAAGTAATATTGGAAGCGATTGGTATGATGTTCTCCTCGAGTATTTTCAATCCCGGCAAGCAGAAGATACAGGATTCTTTTATGCTGTAGAACTGGATGATGGCAGATGCAGGAGTGTGTTCTGGGCTGATGGCAGGTCTAGATTTTCATGCAGCCAGTTTGGCGACGCCATTGTTTTTGACACCTCATACAGGAAAAGTAACTATTTGGTGCCATTTGCTATGTTCATCGGAGTTAACCATCACAGACAACCAGTGCTTCTTGGGTGTGCTTTAATCGCTGATGAATCTAAGGAGTCCTTTACTTGGGTGCTCAGAACTTGGTTTAGGGCAATGTCTGGCCGCCATCCACAGTCCATAATAGCAGATCAAGACAAGGCCATCCGACAAGCGATTGCCCAAGTATTCCCAGGGATCCATCATCGATTCTCAGCATGGCAAATCAAGGCAAAGGAGCGGGAGAATCTGGGCCGTCTACTTTCCATAGACAGTGGTTTTAAATATGACTATGACAAGTGCATTTATCAGAGTCAAACAGCTGCTGAATTTGATGCTGCATGGAATGCACTTCTCAACAAATACCGCATGAAGGGGAATGCTTGGCTAAAAGAAATGTATGAGAAGCGTGAAAGTTGGGTTCCACTGTACTTAAGGGGCACCTTCTTTGCCGGAATCCCAGTGAATGGAGGTATAAAGTCATTCTTTGGTACACTTTTAAACGCCCAAACACCACTTAGAGAGTTTATTTTACAGTATGAAAGAGGTCTTGAGCGACGCCGTGAGGAGGAAAGACAAGATGATTTTGATTCTTCTAATTTGCAGGCATATTTGCACACAAAAGAAATGATAGAAGAACAATGTAGAAGGCTTTACACACTCACTGTTTTCAAAGTGTTTCAGAAAGAACTTCTGGATAGCTATGGCCATCTTGGAATGAAAATTTCTGAAGAAGGGATCATCAGTAGATATTTGGTGCGGAAGTGTGCAAACGACAATGAGAAACATATAGTTACCCTCAATGGATCCAACCTGAATGTGTTTTGTAGCTGTCAAATGTTTGAATTTGAAGGTGTGCTGTGTAGACATATTTTGAAAGTCTTCCAGATGGTGAACATAAGGGACATTCCATCTTGCTACATCCTACACCGGTGGACAAAAAATGCTAAGTATGGTTTTGTGGGTGATGTTGAATCAGACTCAGGAGGTAGCTCCCAAGATCTCAAGGCCATGATGGTATGGGGTTTAAGAGAAGAAGCCTGTAACTACATTGGGGCTGGGGCAGCATCTCTTGAAAGGTACAAACTTGCCCTAGAGATTATGCTAGAAGGTAGACGAAAAATTAGTCAGCAAAACTAA